From one Gemella morbillorum genomic stretch:
- the trmFO gene encoding FADH(2)-oxidizing methylenetetrahydrofolate--tRNA-(uracil(54)-C(5))-methyltransferase TrmFO yields MEKKIIIIGAGLAGSEAAWQLAKRGIKVNLYEMRPKKMTPAHKTQNFAELVCSNSLRANNITNAVGLLKEEMRMLDSLIMKCADATQVPAGGALAVDRDKFSEMITNTIKNHPNINVIEEELSEIPKGENPVIVATGPLTSDSLSENIKEYTKQDGLYFYDAAAPIIEKDSIDMNKVYLKSRYDKGEAAYLNCPMTKDEFFAFYNELIIAEAAPLKEFEKEIYFEGCMPFEEMAKRGEKTLLFGPMKPVGLEDPKTDKRPYAVVQLRQDNSEGTLYNIVGFQTHLKWGEQKRIINMIPGLENASIVRYGVMHRNTYLNSPQLLEKTYRLKDKENIYFAGQMTGVEGYVESAASGIVAALNALYNTEGKEVVFPTETMIGAMANYIVDNTSKNFQPMNANFGIIKPLPEKIRDKKEKYEKYAKRSLEILENFRID; encoded by the coding sequence ATGGAAAAGAAAATAATTATAATTGGAGCCGGTCTTGCTGGAAGCGAAGCAGCATGGCAACTTGCTAAGCGTGGAATTAAAGTAAATCTTTATGAAATGCGTCCGAAAAAGATGACCCCAGCACATAAAACGCAAAATTTTGCTGAGTTAGTATGTTCAAACTCATTAAGAGCTAATAATATTACGAATGCTGTAGGTTTATTGAAAGAAGAAATGAGAATGCTTGATTCTTTAATCATGAAATGTGCAGATGCTACGCAAGTTCCTGCAGGAGGAGCGTTAGCGGTTGATAGAGATAAGTTTTCAGAAATGATTACAAATACTATTAAAAACCATCCAAATATCAATGTTATAGAAGAAGAGTTGTCAGAAATTCCTAAAGGAGAAAATCCTGTTATTGTTGCTACAGGACCTTTAACATCTGATTCACTGAGTGAAAACATTAAGGAATATACAAAACAGGATGGATTGTATTTTTATGATGCGGCAGCCCCAATTATTGAAAAAGATTCTATAGATATGAATAAAGTATATCTAAAATCGCGTTACGACAAAGGCGAAGCTGCGTACCTAAATTGTCCGATGACAAAAGATGAATTTTTTGCATTTTATAATGAATTAATTATAGCAGAAGCAGCTCCGTTAAAAGAATTTGAAAAAGAAATTTATTTTGAAGGTTGTATGCCTTTTGAAGAAATGGCTAAACGTGGTGAAAAAACTTTATTATTTGGACCGATGAAACCAGTAGGTCTAGAAGATCCAAAAACTGATAAACGCCCTTATGCTGTAGTGCAACTTCGCCAAGATAATAGTGAGGGAACACTATATAATATAGTTGGATTCCAAACACATTTAAAATGGGGTGAACAAAAACGAATTATTAATATGATTCCAGGTTTAGAAAATGCTAGTATTGTTCGTTATGGAGTTATGCACAGAAATACATATCTAAATTCTCCTCAATTGTTAGAAAAAACATATCGTCTAAAAGATAAGGAAAATATTTATTTTGCAGGGCAAATGACAGGCGTTGAAGGCTATGTTGAAAGTGCAGCTTCTGGAATTGTAGCAGCACTAAATGCATTATACAACACTGAAGGAAAAGAAGTAGTTTTCCCAACTGAAACTATGATTGGAGCAATGGCAAATTATATAGTAGACAATACTAGTAAAAACTTCCAACCTATGAATGCAAACTTCGGTATAATAAAACCTCTTCCAGAGAAAATTAGAGATAAAAAGGAAAAATATGAAAAATACGCAAAAAGATCATTAGAAATTTTAGAAAATTTCAGAATTGATTAA
- a CDS encoding NUDIX hydrolase, protein MNNLLATMCYIDNGDSYLMLKRNKKENDIHEGLTISVGGKFEIGESPEDCVIREVKEETNLDIIKPKLRGIITFPNFDGNKDWYTYVFTAKEYTGNLTKDCNEGDLVWVKKNEIQNIKTWEGDYIFLDWLVQDKPFFSAKFNYKDNKFIDYEVTFYD, encoded by the coding sequence ATGAATAATTTACTTGCAACTATGTGTTATATTGATAATGGTGACAGTTATCTTATGCTTAAGCGTAATAAAAAAGAAAATGATATTCATGAAGGGCTTACTATCAGTGTTGGCGGTAAGTTTGAAATTGGAGAAAGTCCCGAGGATTGCGTTATTCGAGAAGTAAAAGAAGAAACGAATCTTGATATCATTAAACCTAAACTTCGTGGCATAATCACTTTTCCAAATTTTGATGGAAATAAAGATTGGTATACATATGTATTTACAGCAAAAGAGTATACAGGTAACCTTACAAAAGATTGCAATGAAGGAGATTTAGTTTGGGTTAAAAAGAATGAAATACAAAATATAAAAACTTGGGAAGGTGATTATATATTTCTTGATTGGCTAGTACAAGATAAGCCTTTCTTTTCAGCTAAATTTAATTATAAAGATAATAAATTTATTGATTATGAAGTAACTTTTTACGACTAA
- a CDS encoding tyrosine-type recombinase/integrase, which translates to MSEKLLNDFREYLENKKKFSMNTINSYDRDLRKIFLYLVEMGYSIEEYSWLNEELITRYLGYLKEKDYSSATLSRTISTVHIFIEYLYNTRLISNKINIDVHVDKDDQHNLIIFTRQEISKILDIDTKNWMDYRDKAIFELSYSIGIKPTECINLELKDVNTTIGYLKYKKKEGYRTVALNKESTDAIKNYIEELKKEYPDIEDESKLFLNHDGEGISRQGFWKIFKKRQQDLGLEKELNTMNFRNSLAIHLLEDKVPAEEVQELLGLKNIHSLKLYFNNLKKPGQKRTLINHPRRTIN; encoded by the coding sequence ATGAGTGAAAAGTTACTGAATGATTTTAGAGAATATTTAGAAAACAAGAAAAAATTCTCTATGAATACAATTAATTCTTATGATAGAGATTTGAGAAAAATCTTTCTGTATTTGGTTGAAATGGGATATTCAATAGAGGAATATTCTTGGCTGAATGAGGAATTAATTACAAGATATTTAGGGTATCTAAAGGAAAAAGACTATTCATCTGCGACATTATCAAGAACAATTTCAACAGTACATATTTTTATTGAATATCTTTATAATACAAGGTTAATTTCTAATAAGATAAACATAGATGTACATGTAGATAAAGATGACCAACATAATCTTATTATATTTACAAGGCAAGAAATATCTAAAATTTTAGATATTGATACAAAAAATTGGATGGATTATAGAGATAAAGCTATTTTTGAACTATCATACTCTATAGGTATAAAACCCACAGAATGTATTAACTTGGAATTGAAGGATGTTAATACAACAATAGGATACTTGAAGTATAAGAAAAAAGAAGGGTATAGAACAGTTGCATTAAATAAAGAATCAACGGATGCAATTAAAAACTATATTGAAGAATTGAAAAAAGAATATCCTGATATTGAGGATGAAAGTAAGTTATTTTTAAATCATGATGGTGAAGGAATAAGTCGTCAAGGCTTTTGGAAAATTTTTAAAAAGCGTCAACAAGATTTAGGGCTTGAGAAAGAACTCAATACAATGAATTTTAGAAACTCATTGGCTATTCATCTTTTAGAAGATAAGGTTCCAGCAGAAGAAGTACAAGAACTTCTAGGATTAAAAAATATTCATAGTTTAAAGTTGTATTTTAATAATCTAAAAAAACCAGGGCAAAAGAGAACTCTAATCAATCATCCAAGAAGAACAATTAATTAA
- a CDS encoding YoaK family protein, whose translation MNIRETLINKNLPVHEQLMFCLLLTLVGGFFDAYTFVNCGGIFANAQTGNLIFVGIGLINGDLYEVRHYLIPVLSFIVGVLVSKYIESKYKELSIFKHIYMLLFIQIIALTFIFFKGSLFALDIRPIVISFVCAIQFDGFRKVNNLVFASVFCTGNLRSMSEHLYKYIFLKKSESRYPFLIYLTVVLVFLFGVIFGAAMSKYYFHNAILAPVAIMIVNLFFVIGIQNKFGKKRI comes from the coding sequence ATGAATATTCGTGAGACGTTGATTAATAAAAATCTGCCTGTACATGAACAATTGATGTTTTGTTTGCTACTGACCTTGGTAGGTGGTTTTTTTGATGCATATACTTTTGTTAATTGTGGGGGAATTTTTGCTAATGCACAAACAGGAAATTTAATTTTTGTTGGGATAGGTTTGATTAACGGGGACCTATATGAAGTTCGACATTATCTTATTCCGGTATTATCTTTCATAGTTGGGGTATTAGTTAGTAAATATATAGAATCAAAGTATAAAGAATTGTCTATTTTCAAACATATCTATATGCTATTATTTATTCAAATTATAGCATTAACATTTATATTTTTTAAAGGTTCATTATTTGCTTTAGATATCCGACCAATTGTCATTTCATTTGTTTGCGCTATTCAATTTGATGGATTTAGAAAAGTTAATAATCTTGTTTTTGCTAGTGTATTTTGTACTGGAAATTTACGCTCTATGAGTGAACATTTATATAAATATATTTTCCTAAAAAAAAGTGAAAGCAGATATCCGTTTTTAATTTATTTAACAGTAGTTTTAGTATTTTTATTTGGTGTTATTTTTGGAGCAGCAATGTCTAAGTATTATTTCCATAATGCCATCTTAGCTCCAGTCGCAATAATGATAGTCAATTTATTTTTTGTAATTGGAATTCAAAATAAATTCGGGAAAAAAAGAATTTAG
- a CDS encoding thioesterase family protein produces the protein MNIELNKIFETHYTIKGENSAKSMGSGDLVVLSTPSLVAFMENSAKNYLNNFLNEELGSVGSNININHLAPTLIGKSIIVKGTIKEIIKEKIIIFSLEAYEGDKQIATADHTRVIINNKKFMKKLISK, from the coding sequence ATGAATATTGAATTAAATAAAATTTTTGAAACACACTATACTATCAAAGGTGAAAATAGTGCTAAAAGTATGGGGAGTGGGGATTTGGTAGTATTATCTACACCTAGTCTAGTAGCTTTTATGGAAAATTCTGCAAAAAATTACTTAAATAATTTTCTTAATGAGGAACTAGGTAGTGTTGGTAGTAATATTAATATAAATCATCTTGCTCCAACTCTTATCGGAAAAAGTATAATTGTCAAAGGTACAATTAAAGAAATTATCAAAGAAAAGATAATTATCTTTAGTCTTGAAGCATACGAAGGTGATAAACAAATTGCAACAGCTGATCATACACGTGTAATAATTAATAATAAGAAATTTATGAAAAAATTAATATCTAAATAA
- a CDS encoding MurT ligase domain-containing protein has protein sequence MLEFYKLLAKLTRKASRVAGKKGTDLPGKVLRKLDNNVLSKLATNYDEIVFVTGTNGKTTTSNLIGHTLKVCNKNFINNFEGANMLDGIISTFAIQSKNNTKLAIIEIDEGSIPKVMNYITPTKFVINNFFRDQIDRFGEIDTLIETIGNQLEGKDIQLILNSDDPFVTRLSKYGKNNVCFGINNDAYSFVDYGIPESKFCPNCGHELDYDYIHYSQLGFYKCTQCSFKHPEAKYNVTNAVVEPFIKFSVNNGEIIETRLAGDYNIYNLLAAYSLLKELGLTEEEIQQGLSSYTSKNGRMQSIIISKDATALLNLAKNPAGLNASLAIGNGIKEDINYLLVLNDNGADGLDISWIWDTDFNILLNQNIKNIVCSGKRAKELALRLKYSDIKANITVNENITEAVLELKKYPERYAIAIPNYTALTETQKELEK, from the coding sequence ATGTTAGAATTTTACAAACTTTTGGCTAAATTGACAAGAAAAGCCAGTAGAGTAGCAGGTAAAAAAGGAACAGATTTACCAGGAAAAGTATTGAGAAAACTTGATAATAATGTGCTTTCTAAACTAGCTACTAATTATGATGAAATTGTTTTTGTAACTGGAACAAACGGTAAAACAACAACTTCAAATTTAATAGGACATACATTAAAAGTATGTAATAAAAATTTTATTAATAATTTTGAAGGGGCTAATATGTTAGATGGGATCATATCTACGTTTGCTATCCAGTCAAAAAACAATACAAAATTAGCTATCATTGAAATAGATGAGGGCTCTATTCCAAAAGTTATGAATTATATAACACCAACAAAATTTGTTATTAATAATTTTTTTAGAGATCAAATTGATCGTTTTGGAGAAATAGATACTTTAATTGAAACAATCGGTAATCAATTAGAAGGAAAAGATATACAGCTTATTTTAAATAGTGATGACCCTTTTGTTACACGATTATCAAAATATGGCAAAAATAATGTTTGTTTTGGAATAAATAATGATGCATATAGCTTTGTTGATTATGGTATTCCAGAATCAAAATTTTGCCCTAATTGTGGGCATGAATTAGATTATGATTATATTCATTATAGTCAGCTAGGTTTTTATAAATGTACACAGTGTAGCTTTAAACACCCCGAAGCAAAATATAATGTAACCAATGCAGTTGTTGAACCATTTATAAAATTTAGTGTTAATAATGGTGAAATCATTGAGACAAGATTGGCGGGAGACTATAATATATATAATCTACTTGCTGCATATTCACTATTAAAAGAGCTAGGGCTAACTGAGGAAGAAATTCAGCAGGGATTAAGCAGTTATACATCTAAGAATGGACGTATGCAAAGTATTATTATATCAAAAGATGCTACAGCGTTGCTTAACTTAGCGAAAAATCCAGCAGGACTTAATGCATCATTAGCAATTGGTAATGGGATTAAGGAAGATATAAATTATCTTTTAGTATTAAATGATAATGGAGCTGACGGCTTAGATATATCATGGATTTGGGATACTGATTTTAATATTTTACTTAATCAAAATATTAAAAATATTGTTTGCTCAGGAAAGCGAGCTAAAGAATTAGCATTACGTTTGAAATATAGTGATATTAAAGCTAATATAACAGTCAATGAGAATATTACAGAGGCAGTTTTAGAATTAAAAAAATACCCTGAGAGATATGCTATTGCTATACCAAATTATACAGCGTTAACTGAAACTCAAAAGGAATTGGAGAAATAG
- the scpB gene encoding SMC-Scp complex subunit ScpB, with translation MLLDKIKKTIEALLFMKGEEGLSVEFFSTFMEVEYHEAENMLNIFLEEYNLRDNPLIIKKFGMTYKMLLNEEMSEMIKKAIVSKNLIKLSKASLETLAIIAYNQPITKVQIDKIRGVSSDSILHSLISKELIVSTKTLDTIGKPKLYETTEMFLDVFGIESLDELPKSDDISESEISKFLEK, from the coding sequence ATGTTATTAGATAAAATTAAAAAAACTATTGAAGCCTTACTTTTTATGAAAGGAGAAGAAGGCTTGAGTGTTGAATTTTTTTCTACTTTTATGGAAGTAGAGTATCATGAAGCAGAAAATATGCTTAATATATTTTTGGAGGAATATAATTTAAGAGATAATCCTCTAATAATAAAGAAATTCGGAATGACTTATAAAATGCTTTTAAATGAAGAAATGTCTGAAATGATAAAAAAAGCTATTGTTTCCAAGAATCTTATTAAATTATCTAAAGCTTCATTAGAGACACTGGCAATAATTGCTTATAATCAACCGATAACAAAAGTTCAAATAGATAAAATAAGGGGTGTAAGTAGTGACTCTATATTACACTCCCTTATATCTAAAGAATTAATTGTATCAACTAAAACATTGGACACAATAGGTAAACCAAAACTTTACGAAACAACAGAAATGTTTTTAGATGTTTTCGGTATAGAAAGTTTAGATGAGTTACCAAAATCAGATGATATAAGCGAAAGCGAGATAAGTAAATTTTTAGAGAAATAG
- a CDS encoding response regulator transcription factor — translation MAERVLVIDDEERIRKLLIMYLEKEGYIVDEASNGQDGLERLKYMDYSCVLLDVHLPILNGKSILAELRKTKATPVIIMSAQADEQSRVEGFELGADDYVIKPFSPRELMLRINAILQRTKRSVFYTPELYTKDVLVFPGLIIDVNSHKVIVEDTEVLLTPKEFDLLLFLAKSPDKAFRRNEILRAVWDYDFYSDLRTVDTHIKRVRKKFDKISPKVSKMIVTVWGIGYKFDTSQNNL, via the coding sequence GTGGCAGAGAGAGTATTAGTAATAGATGATGAGGAGAGAATTAGAAAACTATTAATAATGTACCTTGAAAAAGAAGGGTATATTGTTGATGAAGCTAGTAATGGTCAAGATGGTTTAGAACGTTTGAAATACATGGATTATTCGTGTGTTCTTTTAGATGTGCACTTACCTATACTGAATGGTAAGTCAATATTAGCTGAACTTAGAAAAACTAAAGCGACGCCTGTTATAATAATGTCAGCACAGGCCGATGAACAAAGCCGTGTAGAAGGATTTGAATTAGGTGCAGATGATTACGTAATTAAACCATTTAGTCCTAGAGAACTTATGTTAAGAATAAATGCAATATTACAAAGAACTAAACGTAGTGTTTTTTATACACCAGAATTATATACAAAAGATGTATTGGTTTTTCCAGGATTGATAATAGATGTAAATTCACATAAAGTTATAGTTGAAGATACAGAAGTCCTTCTTACACCAAAGGAGTTTGATTTATTATTGTTTTTAGCTAAATCACCAGATAAAGCGTTTAGAAGAAATGAAATTCTTAGAGCTGTGTGGGATTACGATTTTTACTCTGATCTTAGAACAGTAGATACTCACATAAAAAGAGTAAGGAAAAAATTTGATAAAATTTCTCCAAAAGTTTCGAAAATGATTGTTACTGTATGGGGAATAGGATATAAATTTGATACATCACAAAATAATCTTTAA
- a CDS encoding type 1 glutamine amidotransferase, which produces MELKLYHFMPDKLNLYGDIGNVISLKKRCEWRGIDLKIENITSTSGIKLSDCDMFFIGGGSDREQCIATEQFSKIKNEFKAAIENGTPALTICGGYQFLGEYYKTVDGIKLPGLNILDFYTESLPNKPRLIGNILLESEKFGNIVGFENHGGRTYHDYETLGNVIVGFGNNDDDKKEGLLYNNLIGTYLHGPILPKNPRVTDYLIKAALDNKYSSYDFPKLDDSVEYNANKFMAELLKKGI; this is translated from the coding sequence ATGGAATTAAAATTGTATCATTTCATGCCAGATAAATTAAATTTGTATGGTGATATAGGAAATGTGATTTCCTTGAAAAAACGCTGTGAATGGCGTGGAATAGATTTAAAAATTGAAAATATCACCTCTACATCAGGTATAAAGTTATCTGATTGCGATATGTTCTTTATAGGTGGTGGTTCAGATAGAGAACAGTGTATAGCTACAGAGCAATTTAGTAAAATAAAAAATGAATTTAAAGCAGCTATAGAAAATGGGACTCCTGCACTAACAATTTGTGGAGGATATCAGTTTTTAGGAGAATATTATAAGACGGTCGATGGAATTAAGTTACCGGGTTTAAATATTCTCGATTTTTACACTGAGTCTTTACCTAATAAACCTCGTTTAATTGGTAATATTTTGCTTGAATCAGAGAAATTTGGAAACATAGTTGGTTTTGAAAATCATGGAGGAAGAACTTATCATGATTATGAAACATTAGGTAATGTAATTGTTGGATTTGGAAACAACGATGATGATAAAAAGGAAGGATTACTATACAATAATTTAATTGGAACTTATTTACATGGTCCTATTTTACCTAAAAACCCTCGTGTTACAGATTATTTAATAAAAGCAGCATTAGATAACAAATACTCTTCATATGATTTTCCAAAGTTGGACGATTCGGTTGAGTATAATGCTAATAAATTTATGGCAGAACTATTAAAAAAAGGAATTTAA
- a CDS encoding segregation and condensation protein A encodes MYNVNLEIFQGPLDLLLHLIEKMELDIYNIPIAKLTESYLEYINTSEEFSLEIAEEYIVMAATLLHIKSKNLLPKFEEDVAEEEEDLVQQLLDYKNYKELSTKLEILQKERAQYLEKESIDLDIQDNIGSLRIPSIKLLKAMENVLKTFNNNENDKAFVGYRREISFEDIKQELTERFNKNKKLSFSGLIKNYTKRNEIVLVFVSILTMIRDQELICIDNENEIILEYKLKE; translated from the coding sequence ATGTATAATGTTAATTTAGAGATTTTTCAAGGACCACTTGATTTATTATTGCATTTAATTGAAAAAATGGAGTTAGACATATATAATATACCTATTGCAAAATTAACAGAGAGTTATTTAGAGTATATAAATACTAGTGAAGAGTTTTCTCTTGAAATTGCAGAAGAATATATAGTAATGGCAGCAACTTTACTCCATATAAAGAGTAAAAATCTACTACCAAAATTTGAAGAAGATGTTGCGGAAGAGGAAGAAGATTTAGTACAACAGTTATTGGATTATAAAAACTATAAGGAACTTAGTACTAAATTGGAAATTTTGCAAAAAGAGCGAGCTCAATACCTAGAAAAAGAAAGTATAGATTTAGATATACAAGATAATATAGGATCTTTAAGAATACCTTCAATAAAGTTGCTGAAAGCTATGGAAAATGTTTTAAAAACTTTTAATAATAATGAGAATGATAAAGCATTCGTCGGCTATCGTCGTGAGATTTCATTTGAAGATATAAAACAAGAATTGACTGAAAGATTCAATAAAAATAAAAAATTATCTTTTTCTGGACTAATAAAAAATTATACTAAAAGAAATGAAATTGTTTTAGTATTTGTTAGTATTTTAACAATGATTAGAGATCAGGAATTGATATGTATAGATAATGAAAATGAAATAATTCTGGAATATAAATTAAAGGAATAA
- a CDS encoding pseudouridine synthase, whose amino-acid sequence MAERLQKLIAASGYTSRRKAEQLILEGKVSVNGEVIKQLGVKAEPSDVIIVEGVRLLKENKKYYLFYKPEKVITSMSDEKDRVCVKDFFEAVNERVVPVGRLDYDTSGALIMSNDGEFINLITHPKHKIKKTYVAKINGKLEEHHLKILRSGVRIDNYKTSPAEVNIVKNKNKSGNTLVRLTIHEGKNRQVRRMFEALGYEVMKLKRESIEDLTLDGLRKGEYRVLTIHEVKRLINKAKNGDK is encoded by the coding sequence ATGGCGGAAAGATTGCAAAAGTTAATAGCAGCTTCTGGATATACATCTAGAAGAAAGGCTGAACAATTAATATTAGAGGGAAAGGTTAGTGTAAATGGTGAGGTTATTAAGCAATTAGGTGTTAAGGCTGAACCAAGCGATGTTATAATTGTTGAAGGGGTACGTTTATTAAAAGAAAATAAAAAATACTATCTATTTTATAAACCTGAAAAGGTTATTACATCTATGTCTGATGAAAAAGATAGAGTTTGTGTCAAGGATTTCTTTGAAGCAGTGAATGAAAGAGTAGTACCGGTAGGGCGTCTTGATTATGATACATCTGGTGCTTTAATTATGTCTAATGATGGGGAGTTTATAAACTTGATTACCCATCCAAAACACAAAATAAAGAAAACCTATGTAGCAAAAATTAATGGAAAGCTAGAAGAGCACCATTTAAAAATATTACGTTCTGGTGTAAGGATTGATAATTATAAAACATCTCCAGCAGAGGTTAATATTGTAAAAAATAAAAATAAGAGTGGTAACACACTAGTAAGACTAACAATTCATGAAGGTAAAAATAGACAAGTACGTAGAATGTTTGAAGCGTTAGGTTATGAAGTAATGAAATTAAAAAGAGAATCTATTGAAGATTTGACACTAGATGGATTACGTAAGGGTGAGTACAGGGTTCTTACTATTCATGAGGTAAAAAGATTAATTAATAAAGCTAAAAATGGAGATAAGTAA
- a CDS encoding NUDIX hydrolase N-terminal domain-containing protein: MYQKLLIDKKLECKISKDLEKVFSNNNINYTFSEGADSFQYNVLYLTADKNNIKPELANVFLMSNDYDFLDVKDAIFIRRIEDVVRVYMEGIWKSWAKELQFLAQCSLAYSKDKFDRERSERIREISCEMLAYKYDISPEKIKEHFASEIGYQTPKVETRAAIIKDNKILLVKEQLDGKWALPGGYQDALKSVRENVIKEAKEEAGAIIKPKKIIAVLDYNRHHPVSFPLGMVKIFVLCEYINHDFEANTETLAADFFSLDNLPELSVQRTTKKQLEMCFSCSENPDNWETIFD, encoded by the coding sequence ATGTACCAAAAATTATTAATAGATAAAAAATTAGAATGTAAAATATCAAAAGATTTAGAAAAAGTATTTAGTAATAATAATATTAACTATACTTTTTCAGAAGGGGCCGACTCCTTTCAATATAACGTATTGTATTTAACTGCTGATAAAAATAATATTAAACCTGAGTTGGCTAATGTTTTTTTAATGAGTAATGATTATGATTTTCTAGACGTTAAAGATGCGATTTTTATAAGAAGAATAGAAGATGTGGTTAGAGTTTATATGGAAGGTATCTGGAAATCATGGGCAAAAGAGTTGCAATTTTTAGCTCAATGCTCTCTTGCATATAGCAAAGATAAATTTGATAGAGAACGTTCGGAAAGAATTAGAGAAATTTCCTGTGAAATGCTTGCTTATAAATATGATATATCTCCAGAAAAAATAAAAGAGCATTTTGCCAGTGAAATAGGATATCAAACTCCTAAGGTAGAAACTAGAGCTGCTATTATCAAGGATAATAAAATTCTTTTAGTTAAGGAACAGTTAGATGGGAAATGGGCTCTTCCTGGTGGCTATCAAGATGCTTTAAAAAGTGTGAGGGAAAATGTTATAAAAGAAGCGAAAGAAGAAGCAGGAGCTATCATTAAACCTAAAAAAATTATTGCGGTGTTGGATTATAATAGACATCATCCAGTCAGCTTTCCGCTTGGTATGGTTAAAATTTTTGTTTTGTGCGAATATATCAATCATGATTTTGAAGCAAATACTGAGACGCTGGCTGCAGATTTCTTTTCTTTAGATAATCTACCAGAGCTTTCAGTTCAGAGGACCACTAAAAAACAATTAGAAATGTGTTTTTCTTGTTCTGAAAATCCTGATAATTGGGAAACAATTTTTGATTAA
- the codY gene encoding GTP-sensing pleiotropic transcriptional regulator CodY, with product MASLLQKTRKISTILQEGRHDNVDFEAMAMRLSPILDSVVYILDVEGNILGYDSIVDYSNERMEEIIRARKVPKAYLDATLKVYATKVNIPFQDPLSIFPDEEKERFDGNTYTVILPIRGGGERLGTLVIGRMDNDFQDDDLVLAEYASTVVGIEILHEKQDKEKNLARDKDMVNMALNSLSYSEKEAIEHIFRELDGTEGLLIASKIADRVGITRSVIVNALRKLESAGIIESKSLGMKGTYIKVLKEYFLELMFSNEF from the coding sequence ATGGCGAGTTTATTACAAAAAACAAGAAAAATAAGTACAATTTTACAAGAAGGACGTCATGATAATGTCGATTTTGAAGCAATGGCAATGCGCTTAAGTCCTATTTTAGATTCTGTTGTCTATATTTTAGATGTAGAAGGTAATATTCTTGGGTATGATTCTATTGTAGATTATTCTAACGAACGTATGGAAGAAATTATTCGTGCGAGGAAAGTGCCTAAAGCTTATTTAGATGCAACATTAAAAGTATATGCTACGAAGGTTAATATTCCATTTCAAGATCCGCTTTCTATTTTCCCAGATGAAGAGAAAGAAAGATTTGATGGGAATACCTATACTGTAATTTTACCAATAAGAGGCGGGGGAGAACGCCTTGGAACTCTTGTTATAGGAAGAATGGATAATGACTTTCAAGATGATGATTTGGTGTTAGCAGAATATGCGTCAACAGTAGTAGGAATTGAAATTCTTCACGAAAAACAAGATAAAGAAAAAAATCTAGCTAGAGACAAAGATATGGTGAATATGGCTCTTAATTCGTTATCATATTCAGAAAAAGAAGCAATTGAACATATTTTCAGAGAATTAGATGGGACAGAAGGACTACTTATCGCAAGTAAAATTGCAGATAGAGTAGGAATTACTCGCTCAGTTATTGTTAATGCACTTAGAAAATTAGAAAGTGCAGGTATTATAGAGTCAAAATCATTAGGTATGAAAGGTACTTATATAAAAGTACTTAAAGAATATTTTTTAGAATTAATGTTTTCTAATGAATTTTAA
- a CDS encoding DUF2929 family protein — MKYIISLFWAFIFSFVTIFIITSILGSNSEVNTLRDCAILSVIFTVFVALLDAIGLDKKRREN; from the coding sequence ATGAAATACATTATTTCTTTATTTTGGGCTTTCATTTTTTCATTTGTAACAATATTTATAATTACATCTATTTTAGGGAGTAACTCTGAAGTTAATACGCTTAGGGACTGCGCAATTTTATCTGTAATCTTTACAGTATTTGTTGCTCTACTTGATGCTATTGGTTTGGATAAAAAAAGAAGAGAAAATTAA